The Aneurinibacillus uraniidurans genome segment AATGGCAGCTGCCCATCATTTGCTGCAGGTGCTCCCAGCGGTAGAGTAAGTGAATAAAAGCAGGACAAAAGCAGGCATTCTGTTCGCACAGAAGCCTGTTTTTTTATAGGGGGAGAAAGCTACAGGTAGACGAAAAAAGAAATTTTCAGTAAAATAATTTATGACAATATAACTAAAAATTACAAAAAAGTCGTTATGAAACAGCCGGAAAAGGTGGTAAAGCCCGTGCAGAAAGATCGAAATGGAGCGGAAGAACAGCAAGATTTGCACCGAAAAATAGAAGAGTGTCGTACCTTGCTAGAGAGTCTTCACAACGTGGTTTATAAAGTTCAGCGTAAACCGGACGGCAGATATGTGTATACGTTTTTTTCGGGCAGACTGGCAAAGCACTGGGGACTGACCACTGAAACTACACAGGGAAAAACCCCTCATGAAATTTTTTCATCGGAAGTGGCGGATTATTTGGTGAAGCAGTATGATCAGGCTGCCTGTGGTCAGTCAACGGTGCACAAGCTTGTACATGAGCGGGAAACCGTTTATGTATCGTTGGTGGATGGACAGTGTGAAGAGGAATTGATCGGATGTTCACTTGATATGATGTTGTGCAGACAGGCATGGAAAAAAATAAATGATCTGCAGTATTATGATGCTTTGACGGGGCTTCCGAACCGGGTGAAATTTGATATGGTTTTGCAGAAAGCTGTGGAGGAAGCAGAGCAGAATGGAACCGAATTTGCGATTATACTAATTGACCTTGACAAATTTAAGATGATGCATGCTTCTGTGGGACGGACGATTAGCGAGACTGTATTGTCGCGTATCGCGCGGGACTTGGCAAATACGCTTCCGGAAAACGATGTACTGGCTCGCGTTAATAAAGATGATTTTGTCATGCTTATACGCGACATCAAGCGAGTGGAGGATGTGCACAGACGGGCGAATGAGATGTTAGCGATGCTTATGCTTCCGTTTGATGTGAACGGCAATGAGATGAATGTCACCGCCAGTCTGGGGATCAGTATGTACCCAACAGATGGTGTAAAGGGCGAGGAGATCATCAAAAAAGCGGAAACAGCCATGTACCGTGCCAAGGAGTGCGGCGGCAACTGTTATTTTATTTACTCGGAAGACTTAACCCGCATTCATAAGCAGTGGACACTGCGCAGTGAGCTGCGCCATGTTGTGCCGCGTAAGCAGCTGCTTTTGCACTATCAGCCACGGTTTAATGTGCGGACGAATCGTATGGTTGGTATGGAAGCGCTTGTTCGCTGGCGCCATCCAGAGAATGGACTACTATCGCCGGGGCGCTTTATTGATCTAGCGGAAAAGACGGGCGTAATTGTCGACATTGATCGCTGGGTGTTGGAGGAAGCATGTCGTCAGGTTCGGGCCTGGCAGCTTGCCGGTTATCCGAATGTGTCG includes the following:
- a CDS encoding putative bifunctional diguanylate cyclase/phosphodiesterase gives rise to the protein MQKDRNGAEEQQDLHRKIEECRTLLESLHNVVYKVQRKPDGRYVYTFFSGRLAKHWGLTTETTQGKTPHEIFSSEVADYLVKQYDQAACGQSTVHKLVHERETVYVSLVDGQCEEELIGCSLDMMLCRQAWKKINDLQYYDALTGLPNRVKFDMVLQKAVEEAEQNGTEFAIILIDLDKFKMMHASVGRTISETVLSRIARDLANTLPENDVLARVNKDDFVMLIRDIKRVEDVHRRANEMLAMLMLPFDVNGNEMNVTASLGISMYPTDGVKGEEIIKKAETAMYRAKECGGNCYFIYSEDLTRIHKQWTLRSELRHVVPRKQLLLHYQPRFNVRTNRMVGMEALVRWRHPENGLLSPGRFIDLAEKTGVIVDIDRWVLEEACRQVRAWQLAGYPNVSVSVNLSSLHFKDIRCVEMIQEALAATELPPACLEIELTESGFIEEADAAVEIMHQLKELGVSIAVDDFGTGYSALHYLKKFPLDTLKIDRSFIQNVTCSQADEVILQAMIDMAKKLQLKVVVEGVETEAQLAYLREQECDEVQGYLLSRPIPVQELETFLSERST